In Brucella melitensis bv. 1 str. 16M, a genomic segment contains:
- the pgsA gene encoding CDP-diacylglycerol--glycerol-3-phosphate 3-phosphatidyltransferase: protein MQKNHTLSLPNMLTYGRIIAVPLVVLCFFIEGRLESSDFARWTALGLFAIASITDFFDGYLARIWKQTSTIGRMLDPIADKLLVSAILLLLAADGTIAGWTLWAAIIILCREILVSGLREYLAELKVSVPVSRLAKWKTTAQMVALAFLLAGPAGDKIIPYVTQIGIGLLWISAILTLYTGWDYFRAGLKHVMD from the coding sequence ATGCAGAAGAATCATACCCTTTCCTTGCCTAATATGCTCACTTACGGACGGATCATCGCCGTTCCGCTCGTGGTGTTGTGCTTCTTCATCGAAGGACGGCTGGAATCGAGCGACTTTGCACGCTGGACGGCGCTCGGGCTGTTCGCCATTGCGAGCATTACCGACTTTTTCGACGGCTATCTCGCCCGCATCTGGAAACAGACTTCCACGATTGGCCGGATGCTGGACCCGATCGCCGACAAGCTTCTCGTTTCCGCCATCCTGTTGCTTCTGGCAGCCGATGGTACCATTGCGGGCTGGACGCTCTGGGCTGCGATTATCATCCTGTGCCGCGAAATCCTTGTTTCGGGCCTGCGGGAATATCTTGCGGAACTGAAAGTCAGCGTGCCGGTATCACGCCTTGCCAAGTGGAAAACCACAGCACAGATGGTTGCGCTTGCTTTTCTGCTCGCTGGCCCTGCCGGTGACAAAATCATACCCTATGTAACGCAGATCGGTATCGGCCTGTTGTGGATTTCGGCCATTCTGACCCTTTATACGGGATGGGACTATTTCCGCGCTGGCCTCAAACACGTCATGGATTGA
- a CDS encoding META domain-containing protein, with translation MRQGLAKTLSIAAAFVVGIGALGGAAVFVATSMPTTSVAAEKTISGKVLYRERIALPPEASLIVQLVDMSVADTPSRALGETRIESVHGSPIPFAISFDTNAIEQGHSYALQARISAGDTLWFVNDERYVIDPENPAAPLDINVVMVRKNTDDAASIGIEGKDWLAEDIQGSGVIDDAQTTLNVATDGAVSGSGGCNRYFSKATVTGENIAFAEIGSTYVQCPPALMNQERKFLDVLGKTRSYKIEMGKLMLLDESDKEIARLAQSL, from the coding sequence ATGCGACAGGGACTGGCGAAAACTCTCTCAATTGCGGCAGCATTTGTGGTTGGCATCGGCGCGCTTGGCGGAGCTGCCGTTTTCGTTGCGACATCCATGCCGACGACGAGCGTGGCGGCCGAAAAGACAATCAGCGGCAAGGTTCTCTATCGCGAACGCATCGCGCTTCCGCCGGAGGCAAGCCTCATCGTACAGCTTGTCGATATGTCGGTTGCGGATACGCCATCGCGCGCACTGGGTGAAACACGGATCGAATCCGTGCATGGCTCGCCTATTCCCTTTGCCATCAGTTTCGACACCAACGCGATTGAGCAAGGACACAGCTATGCGCTTCAGGCGCGCATCAGCGCGGGCGACACCCTTTGGTTCGTCAATGACGAACGCTATGTCATTGACCCGGAAAACCCTGCCGCCCCTCTCGATATCAATGTCGTGATGGTTCGCAAGAATACCGACGATGCCGCCTCGATAGGGATCGAGGGCAAGGACTGGCTTGCGGAAGATATCCAGGGCAGTGGCGTGATTGACGATGCGCAGACTACTCTCAACGTCGCAACGGATGGCGCAGTCAGCGGATCTGGCGGCTGCAACCGCTATTTCAGCAAGGCAACCGTGACTGGTGAAAACATCGCCTTTGCCGAAATCGGATCAACCTATGTGCAATGCCCTCCGGCCCTGATGAACCAGGAGCGGAAATTCCTCGATGTTCTGGGCAAGACACGCTCCTATAAGATCGAGATGGGCAAGCTGATGCTTCTCGACGAGAGCGACAAGGAAATCGCAAGGCTGGCGCAGAGCCTTTAG
- the moaD gene encoding molybdopterin converting factor subunit 1, translated as MSVKLVYFAWVREKIGKGEEFIELPAEAVSVGELIARLKARGEEYDAAFEHENVIRAAINQEHAEHDELVKDGDEVALFPPMTGG; from the coding sequence TTGAGCGTAAAACTCGTCTATTTCGCCTGGGTGCGAGAAAAAATCGGCAAGGGAGAAGAATTCATCGAGCTTCCTGCCGAAGCTGTTAGCGTCGGGGAACTGATTGCCCGGCTAAAAGCACGCGGTGAAGAATATGATGCGGCTTTCGAGCATGAAAACGTTATTCGCGCCGCCATCAATCAGGAACACGCCGAACATGACGAACTGGTGAAGGATGGCGACGAAGTGGCGCTGTTCCCTCCAATGACCGGGGGCTGA
- a CDS encoding DinB family protein produces the protein MEQHFQMFAYYNQWANKLLYDRAAQLSDEEYRLDLGLFFGSIHRTFNHLLVADRIWMKRFTNEGDHPKTLDTIISDNFITLREKRQAEDERICRFTDSLDAGRLAGRYSYTALNSMRTISQRLAPSMAHFFNHQTHHRGQIHAALTRIGAEAPSLDLVHFLQQETGRRFA, from the coding sequence ATGGAACAGCACTTTCAGATGTTTGCCTATTACAACCAATGGGCCAACAAACTGCTCTATGACAGGGCCGCCCAGTTGAGCGACGAAGAATACCGGCTCGATCTCGGCCTCTTCTTCGGCTCCATCCACCGCACGTTCAATCATCTGCTGGTCGCAGACCGCATCTGGATGAAACGCTTTACGAATGAAGGCGACCATCCAAAGACGCTCGATACGATCATTTCCGACAATTTCATCACCCTGCGCGAAAAGCGGCAGGCGGAAGATGAGCGCATCTGCCGCTTTACCGACAGTCTCGATGCGGGGCGGCTTGCCGGGCGCTACAGCTATACCGCGCTGAACTCCATGCGGACGATCAGCCAGCGGCTTGCACCTTCCATGGCACATTTCTTCAATCACCAGACGCATCATCGCGGCCAGATCCATGCGGCCCTGACGCGGATCGGCGCGGAGGCACCATCGCTGGATCTTGTGCATTTTCTGCAACAGGAGACGGGACGCCGCTTCGCTTGA
- a CDS encoding molybdenum cofactor biosynthesis protein MoaE, with the protein MDGQPTCPLSISVRSEDFDIAAEIDRIGKNRREIGAIVTFTGLCRDEDGQLAALELEHYPGMAQAEISRMAKQALERWPLNGLTIIHRYGLIKPGENIVLVVAASRHRHAAFEAASFLMDYMKTNAPFWKREHLADGTAGGWVSSKEEDEESRKRWEEPRKSE; encoded by the coding sequence ATGGACGGGCAACCCACCTGTCCGCTATCGATCAGCGTTCGCAGCGAAGATTTCGATATTGCCGCCGAGATCGACCGCATTGGCAAGAACCGCAGGGAAATCGGCGCGATTGTAACCTTTACCGGCCTTTGCCGCGATGAAGACGGACAGCTTGCCGCTCTTGAGCTTGAGCATTATCCGGGCATGGCACAAGCCGAAATTTCGCGCATGGCAAAGCAGGCCCTGGAACGCTGGCCGCTGAACGGCCTGACCATCATTCACCGCTATGGTCTGATTAAACCCGGCGAAAATATCGTTCTCGTCGTCGCCGCGTCCAGACATCGACACGCCGCTTTCGAGGCCGCTTCGTTTCTGATGGACTATATGAAAACCAATGCGCCTTTCTGGAAGCGTGAGCATCTTGCCGATGGCACGGCTGGCGGCTGGGTGTCCTCCAAAGAAGAGGACGAAGAAAGCCGCAAGCGATGGGAAGAGCCTCGCAAAAGCGAATGA
- a CDS encoding ABC-F family ATP-binding cassette domain-containing protein, with protein sequence MLILDDISVRIAGRLLIDHASVTLPAGSKTGFVGRNGTGKSTLFRVITGDLAPETGSISFPKNTRIGQVAQEAPGTEEPLIEIVMKADKERAALLEEAATATDPHRIAEIHTRLADIDAHSAEARAGAILSGLGFDAQAQRQPASAFSGGWRMRVALAAVLFAEPDLLLLDEPTNYLDLEGVLWLVDYVKRYPHTVIIISHDRDLLNSATSSIMHLDQKKISFWRGNYDQFERQRHEMLELQQKAHARQEAHRKHMESFVERFRAKATKARQAQSRLKALQKLKPIELYVESHVQPFRFPDAEKKAASPIIALDGADVGYVPGKPVLRNVTLRIDNDDRIALLGSNGNGKSTLAKLIAGRLAPEKGTLTISPNLKVAFFAQHQLDDLVPEDNAIEHVRKLMPAEPEARVRARVAQMGLSTEKMLTPAKDLSGGEKARLLMGLATFHGPNLLILDEPTNHLDIDSREELVHALNAFNGAVILIAHDRHLIEATMERLWLVREGGVKPFEGDLDEYRQIVLADAKGEPAADRDEGPKVNKAEQRKLAAQKREALAPLQKKIKETESLIQKLQKQIQDFSMQLEDPALYEKEPQKAIRINKDMSDAKSTLAEAEDKWLELSAEYEEAMAELIRASP encoded by the coding sequence ATGCTTATCCTTGACGATATTTCCGTACGAATTGCCGGACGCCTATTGATCGACCACGCCAGCGTGACGCTGCCTGCGGGATCGAAGACAGGCTTTGTCGGCCGCAACGGCACCGGCAAATCAACCCTGTTTCGCGTGATTACGGGCGATCTGGCGCCGGAAACCGGCAGCATATCGTTTCCGAAGAACACCCGCATCGGCCAGGTGGCGCAGGAAGCGCCGGGCACTGAGGAGCCGCTGATCGAAATCGTCATGAAGGCGGACAAGGAGCGCGCCGCCCTTCTGGAAGAAGCAGCCACCGCCACAGACCCGCACCGGATTGCGGAAATCCACACGCGGCTTGCCGATATCGACGCGCATTCGGCAGAAGCGCGCGCGGGAGCCATCCTGTCCGGCCTTGGCTTCGATGCACAAGCGCAGCGCCAGCCTGCTTCCGCCTTTTCCGGCGGGTGGCGGATGCGCGTGGCGCTTGCCGCCGTTCTGTTTGCCGAACCCGATCTTCTTCTTCTCGATGAGCCGACCAACTATCTTGACCTTGAAGGCGTCTTGTGGCTGGTGGATTATGTGAAGCGTTATCCGCACACGGTCATCATCATCAGCCATGATCGCGATCTGTTGAACTCGGCCACATCATCGATCATGCATCTCGACCAGAAGAAGATCAGCTTCTGGCGCGGCAATTACGATCAATTTGAGCGGCAGCGGCATGAAATGCTGGAACTTCAGCAAAAGGCCCATGCCAGGCAGGAAGCCCACCGCAAGCACATGGAAAGCTTCGTGGAGCGTTTCCGCGCCAAGGCGACCAAGGCGCGCCAGGCGCAATCACGCCTGAAAGCATTGCAAAAGCTGAAGCCCATCGAGCTTTATGTGGAAAGCCATGTGCAGCCTTTCCGCTTTCCCGATGCGGAAAAGAAGGCCGCCTCGCCCATTATCGCGCTTGACGGCGCGGATGTGGGCTATGTGCCGGGAAAGCCGGTGCTGCGCAATGTGACGCTGCGCATCGACAATGACGACCGCATCGCACTGCTTGGCTCAAACGGCAACGGTAAATCCACGCTCGCCAAGCTGATTGCCGGGCGATTGGCCCCGGAAAAAGGCACCCTTACCATTTCGCCCAATCTGAAGGTTGCATTTTTCGCGCAGCACCAGCTTGACGATCTGGTGCCGGAAGACAATGCGATCGAGCATGTGCGCAAGCTGATGCCGGCCGAGCCGGAAGCCAGAGTGCGTGCCCGTGTCGCGCAGATGGGCCTTTCGACGGAAAAAATGCTGACACCCGCCAAGGATTTGTCGGGCGGCGAAAAGGCGCGCCTTCTCATGGGCCTTGCGACATTCCACGGCCCGAACCTGCTCATCCTCGACGAGCCGACAAACCATCTCGATATCGACAGCCGCGAGGAGCTGGTGCACGCGCTCAACGCCTTCAACGGCGCGGTGATCCTGATTGCCCACGACCGCCACCTTATCGAAGCCACGATGGAGCGGCTCTGGCTTGTGCGCGAAGGCGGCGTGAAACCATTTGAAGGCGATCTTGATGAATATCGCCAGATCGTGCTGGCAGACGCGAAGGGCGAGCCTGCTGCGGACCGCGACGAAGGGCCGAAGGTGAACAAGGCCGAGCAGCGCAAGCTTGCAGCACAAAAGCGCGAAGCCCTTGCGCCGTTGCAGAAAAAGATCAAGGAAACCGAAAGCTTGATCCAGAAATTGCAGAAACAGATTCAAGACTTCAGCATGCAGTTGGAAGACCCGGCTCTTTATGAGAAGGAACCGCAGAAAGCCATTCGCATCAACAAGGATATGAGCGACGCCAAATCAACCCTTGCCGAAGCCGAGGATAAGTGGCTGGAGCTTTCAGCCGAATATGAGGAAGCCATGGCGGAGTTGATCCGCGCCAGCCCTTAG
- the ndk gene encoding nucleoside-diphosphate kinase, whose product MAIERTFSMIKPDATRRNLTGAIIAKLEEAGLRVVASKRVWMSRREAEGFYAVHKDRPFFGELVEFMSSGPTVVQVLEGENAIAKNREVMGATNPANADEGTIRKAFALSIGENSVHGSDAPETAAEEIAYWFSGTEIVG is encoded by the coding sequence ATGGCAATTGAACGTACTTTCTCCATGATCAAGCCCGATGCGACCCGCCGCAACCTGACTGGCGCGATCATCGCCAAGCTTGAAGAAGCGGGCCTGCGCGTTGTCGCATCGAAGCGCGTCTGGATGAGCCGCCGTGAAGCTGAAGGCTTCTACGCCGTTCACAAGGACCGTCCGTTCTTTGGCGAACTGGTTGAATTCATGTCCTCCGGCCCGACGGTCGTTCAGGTTCTCGAAGGCGAAAACGCAATTGCCAAGAACCGTGAAGTCATGGGCGCCACCAACCCGGCCAATGCCGACGAAGGCACCATCCGCAAGGCCTTCGCCCTGTCCATCGGTGAAAATTCGGTTCACGGTTCGGATGCTCCCGAAACCGCTGCCGAAGAAATCGCCTACTGGTTTTCGGGCACCGAAATCGTTGGCTGA
- the bspB gene encoding type IV secretion system effector BspB, producing MRPVLFLMIAAGIALGIGYPWYMRHFTGSEIGRWTMLENRQSGFKVQEVRLAASDAPVRVFIDATPLPGYVPAERRSAVTLAVSRDGQPVLSQGLDFVSTSGSINTDRPQDGHVLRQSAGDIDPVIPGLYAFRLVQGNTDGLQLSKADLVLRRGAQPPNETYTTIGLVLGVLGLYGLMRTRLRRPQT from the coding sequence ATGCGCCCCGTTCTTTTCCTGATGATCGCCGCCGGCATTGCGCTCGGTATCGGCTATCCATGGTATATGCGCCACTTCACCGGAAGCGAGATCGGGCGCTGGACCATGCTGGAAAACCGTCAAAGCGGCTTCAAGGTTCAGGAAGTGCGCCTGGCCGCGAGCGATGCGCCGGTGCGTGTCTTCATTGATGCCACACCGCTGCCGGGCTACGTGCCCGCCGAGCGTCGCTCTGCCGTGACCTTAGCAGTCAGCCGCGACGGCCAGCCGGTGCTCTCGCAGGGCCTCGATTTCGTTTCGACAAGCGGTTCCATCAACACGGATCGCCCGCAGGATGGCCATGTCCTGCGCCAGAGCGCGGGCGATATCGATCCGGTCATTCCCGGCCTTTATGCCTTTCGTCTGGTGCAGGGCAATACGGACGGGTTGCAGCTTTCCAAGGCCGATCTTGTGCTGCGCCGCGGTGCGCAACCCCCCAATGAAACCTATACGACTATCGGGCTCGTTCTCGGTGTGCTCGGCCTTTACGGCCTGATGCGTACACGCCTTCGCCGCCCCCAAACATAA